AAAAATAtgcaaattttgaaatttgaggaaCAAAATTATCTTGAATATGCAATTACAATCGTCTTCTTCGTTGCATGGAGGTAGCACATAGACAAATGAAAGCCTACCAAAGATGTGGATTCTTGACCACGGGGGGAAGATAATAGCCTACACAATATAGAATCTCTAAATTTAATAGATTAACAGTTTCTAGGAGGAAAGATATTTTTCTAGTATTAGGGCTTGAGAGGAGAGAATACCGTACACACTATAGGAATTCTAGATTTGGTAAACTAACAGTTTTTCGGAGGaatgagatttttccaagattAGGGATTGAGTGGAGAGAGAAGATTTTAGAGCAAATTCTTACAAATATAAACCTACGTCTTAGAGAAATCTCAATCAAAGAGTAATTCCAATATCTCTTAAGTTATGATAGTAATGAGATTTATATAATTACTATGATTTATCTTAATTAGAAAACTTAATTTATACCCTCCAATTAAATAGATCCAATGCGAGACATTTGAAACTATAATTCTCTACGAGCGATGACATCATACTAAAATTTAGAAGTGAACTAAAGATGATTTGTTCCAAGCTCCAACCGCCTGTactagaccattgatctaataGTAGTCAATTGAACACATTTGATCTCACTATGCAGATGTATAAATCCCAGTACTCTGATTGTGATGCACAATCATCCACTTTGAAATCAAATGGATTCTATTTTCATAAACTTGATTGATTAATGCTTGTTGAAAATATTaacataataatatataaatatttctTTTAAAATTGTTCGCAATAAAGTCTAATTGTCcattactcttgctccagtggtagactctcaggagtttcaacacccagtcaagggttcgagtatccataggtggtgaaatcccactacggcgtgggtgtgtttgggtgtgtgtgtgtgtaaaaaaataaaaaataaaatctaattgtCCATTTGATCTGGTATCTCGGTAAGTTTCCATATTATCACTTCCCGGACAATCTTcctcaaatttatttttataactaGATCTTGAGTTGGCTACTTTCTTGATGTGCTTTTGACCAATCAAATATGTGCGCATGACTTTGAAAATGCATACCAAAGTAGTGTGACTCATGAAAGATTGCCATGTAATGTAGAATAATaaggattaaaaaaagaaaaagaaaaaaagttaccTACAAGACTACTCATATGCAACTAGAATGAAATTGATTTGTTGTTTGTAAGTAATTAGTAATGCAACACATATGGCTTAACTCAAATATTTTAAATGATTAAACATTTATTGTCTATGTGATCATCATGCAGGATTTAATTGATCAACCAATGATCCATCATCTCTACCATAATATATAGAAATATatgatttgataaaaaaaaatcgaGCCGATAATTCTAATATTTGTCAGGTCTCACCTTGATCATCTCAAAAATTAGGATGGAGATATATCTCATATGTACATGCATCTCAGTGTGCATAACTCTTATTGTGTAGGATCCtcgctcttgctcgggtggtaggctctcaagagtttcaacactcggtcaagggttcgggtatccataggtggtgaaagcccaccacggcatgagtgtgtgggggtgtgtgtgtgtgtgtatctgcaCATTGCTCCACACAATGCGAAGAGCAACCTTTCACCGACGAATATTGGCCACCTTACACGTACATCCGATGCATTGCACGagcacttggctaacatgatacGTGCTAATTAAAAAGATTGGAAAATGTGAAATAATCTAATTAAAAAGATTGCCATAAACATTACTTGATACATATAAAAGAAATCATTtcctttattattgttatttgcaGGTATCGAGCCCTTTGTTACCTTGAGTCATTATGACATACCTCAACAACTTGAAGATACATATGGTTCTTGGTTGAATTCACAGATACAGTAAGGCCTTTGTATGTTTTCCATCAATCAGATTTCATCATACAGAGCAAAATCCATGCAACCATTTCTTTCCCAACTACAACTTTTTCTTTCCCTCTACTATAAAATATCCAATACATAcaaaaggtgggacacaccatgatggtTGCCTGTTactaaaatcaggctgatccactaataaagtgggccacaaagcAAATATCTATCAAAACCCAACAGAGTGACTTAATGtacttgtgtggtccactcaataagTAGATTTTTACTGATTTTCATAGCAGGTGGGCCATTACATTGTGACAAGTTGAATGGACTTGCTGTATCTTGTCATTTCTCTTCATCATATGCTTTACCAACAAAAATGCTCTTAACCTGGTTTTATATGCCAAAACTCAAATGTATAAACTATCTCAACTGCTAAATCCATCCACACCCaacttgatatggaccatccaatcagtggGCCATAGCTTCTTCCTATCTAATACATCTGGTATAAAATCTACCCCTTTCAGGGATGATTTCGGGTACTTCGCAGACTTGTGTTTTGAAACATTCGGTGATCGAGTGAAGTACTGGGCCACCTTCAATGAGCCCAACATTGTGGTCATGCACGGCTACCGATCAGGGATATATCCGCCGTCCCATTGCTCAGATTCATTTGGGAATTGCACGGTTGGAGACTCGACAAAGGAACCGTTCATCGCAGCCCATAACATCATTCTCTCTCATGCGGTCGCCGTCGATATTTACAGGACAAAATACCAGGTTTCTTGTGTTATTGATAATCATGTCACTTAGAAAATCCAACAAAATGTTCATTTTCAGATGTTAGCATCCAGATGATCAGACCATGGTGCAATGGATGGTAGTGATGAGCAGCGGGCCCACTTTGGTCGTTCCATCAGTAGCATACAAAAATGTTAGATCAGATGATTCAATCCATCTTCGATTTGGAcggccatccattttaaaagccattgatgggatggttaaAATTGCCTAatagaagtgattctttagaTTCATAAGCAATCAATATCAGGTCATAAGAAATGGATGGATTAAATTCTGAATTGGACCTACTTTAAGTGTAAATGAtattgaccatccatattaaagaccattgatcaaaatGGTTCTaatgatcaatggttggattgtCTAATGTCCCAATGCAACCAAGAGCACTATaagagagcactggagcatctctcattaattaAATACCATCTATGCTTTAATTACTAAAGACCAAGttgagtttttgaatttttaaactaTGATTTAGAGAAGGAAACTTTCCAAAGCTTTCTTCAAGAATGACATTAGGAGGGGCCCCAAAAACCAACCTTAATTGGCACCGCATAAAGGGTCCCACTCACAAGCAATCACACATGATGTCTCATGGGTGGGCCTCACGGTACGGTGCCAAGGGTGGCTGCATTTTGATGCCCGATGACCGATTACCAACTAAATCACCATCGATATAGCCTTGTCCAAGCTACTTGGGGTCGGCTTTACAAATTCCTTGGTGAACAAACCATCAAAACAGAAAATTTTCAGTCGAAGATGTTATTTTCTTGGTGAAAAATGCTGTTTCAAAGTGGGCCACCTATGTAAAAGCAGCAATGTCTGCtaatttttcttagtttttgtcCTAGTTTCGGTTTATATTCTTTCCTTGCCTTTCACAGGCTTTTCTAATAAATttcaagttctctctctctctctctcaaaaaaaaaaaaaacgaaaaaaagaaaaaaagagagagagtaaaCAAGCCTTCTTCATATCCCTTCTTACTAACTCAATCCAATCCAAAGTTCTTTTACACCTTCCTCTTGTTCTTTTCAGAGCCTTCCCACCCAAGTCAATGTTCCCCTCTATGTTGGGCTATCTCCAATCTTTCTTATTCATCAACAAACCATATCCATCGGCTCTCCATCATTTTCTCCAATCATGACTACTCTTAGGCTGTGCTTTGAATGACCTCATTCTTAGGAggtgtttggatcgtaagttacttaagataagctacttatgccttaagtagcttatcttgatttctacttattaaactgaagtgattaagtaactttaagtttaaaaaaataataaaaataaaaataaaataaaataactacctataattgatcataaacctaacttacctcaaataagttacttatctactgctgtaagtagaaaaagtaacttatttggtggtatccaaacaggcccttaattacATGCTTTGCAGCCTTCAGACACATCCATCTCATCACCCTTGTCTCCGTAATCTTGGTTCTCCGGTACACAGCCTCTTAATTGCCCAGGGAACATCTCATATGGAACTAGTTGTAGATGATAATTTAGTGCAATGCAGGACCCACTATAGTGAAGGGCCTCCACCCCATCCAGTACGGTCAACCCACCATGACACTGGACgcaacaaaaatcaggctgatccaatcatTATGTAAGCCAGGCTATAGAAAATAAtcgacaaccacccaaaaacctacAAATTCACAAGGTTGGcgcacctgatggttggattagcttgattttgagggcatcccattttcatgttGACACAGCCCTGCTGAATGTGATGGATAGTTTCCATacacaacggtgggccccacacaaactaTTTGCACGAAATTCTCatctacaaaaagaaaaaggaaaaaaaaaatcatctacaACTGGTTGCATGTGAAATGTTCTCCATTGCTCAACATGCTACTAAATATAGCAAATTAGGACTAATAGCtgtcttttttattatttaaattcatTAAATActcagcaaaaataaaaataaaaattcagcatCAGTAAAAAAGGTTTGCAAGAAATATACATCCCGACGCATTGCAATAGGACACCTCAGAACTCTGGTCCTTTTGACTGACTGAAAACGTTCATACAGTGGAGATAGATCACTGTGGATGGAATACCTAGAAAAACTCTAAGATTGAAATATTTCTAAGAAACCGTTCATTTATAAAGATAAGAGTCAGACAATCAAGGCTTGGAATATTCCAATCTAGGAGGTTTTATTTTTTGGCTATCCCCAATCCAAGGTAAGGGACACCatacaaacggtttggatcattgaatatcACTCCACATCCAAAGGCCGAAGTCCTGACGTATCCTATAGCAGTGCATTGAGATGTATTTAGACCTCTCAATAGAATCCTTTCTCGATTTATTTCCATAGTGTATTGAATCTCtctaattgaaaattttcattacaTCACAGAAAGAACAAGGAGGCAGCATTGGGATTGTGATGAATGCAATATGGTTTGAACCCATCAGCAACAAGTCGGCAGACATAGCAGCCACCCAAAGGGCTCAATCTTTCCTAATGAACTGGTCAGTTAATGTGAAACatgcacacacacgcatgcaatgcaaaatgcatgtgTTACTGTTGAAACTTCACAAAATTTTCTTAACTGTCCATCCTTTTCAACGGATCCAGTGCCAAGGTTTAAGATTATCTGACCTGCATCTTTTTCGGAACTctctgatgagtggcttggatcttgcacacctTTGTCCTGTTCATACATGTGCCATTAGTAAGGCTTCTCCCTTAACAATGCTAATTAGGATGATACAATATTATACACATACTGTGTATAATGAATGCTTGTGTGGCAtaatgatgtaggacaattaaccacttgctctaaaagcttgaattgatagagaatgcgaatcaatcccttcatctcatagcccaggccccacatcccatgggttaggatctcgtccgaacccccctcgtggggcccacttcacatgggttctgcttcacgcgagccacccacctcgcacgggtggggcccgcatcacacaagccacccccctaacacaggccgcccaccccgagtgtgcccctgcatcccacaggccacctcactagaggccggtgtgaaaatgcccttgcattagatAAGTAGATGGATAATATAAAACAATTGAGCAGGCAACCTACAAGGTCCAACTAACTCCGCAGGTGGGAACCACCTTTTGTCAGTCCAAATTCATTGGGCTGGATCATGGATGGAAGTTGCCAAACAGACCCCAtcagatgatcctgaccatccaattgagCCCTGTGGACCATTAGCTGTAATTGTCGATTCACTAGCCAGTCTGGGATCATctgattttggggcatgagccattCCTTGATAGTGTGCATACGATGAAGGATTAAGACTACTGAAAAGTGCGCCCCACCTGCACCATTGCTACGTTGGACAGAAAACACAGTTACTCCCCGATTGAGCATCATATAGTCTCTCAAATAGAAATTATAGCTTCCCGCTCCCTCAGCCATTCTACAGTGGTCGGAGTTCTTAATACATGTATGCACTCTCACACACATGAGCATGTTAGAAGTGTAGGAATGACTTCTCCCTGTTTACATCCATGCATATGTATGGACATACACATACCTTCACATACAGAGAAGGTGACACCTGATTCTTCCTGCAGGTTCTTGGATCCAATTATATTTGGAAGATACCCGGATGAGATGCAGGAGATCTTGGGCTCCAATTTACCTACATTTTCACAGAATGACATGAAAAAATTGCGGAAGGGGTTAGATTTCATTGGAATCAACCACTACACAAGTCTCTATGCTAAAGACTGCATTTTCTCTCCATGTAAATCCGGAATGGGAAATTCCTGGTCAGAGGGTTATGCATCCCAGACTGGACAAAAGGATGGTGTAAACATCGGTGAACCTGTGAGTAACctctccatcatcatcatcacaaccACCACCATCAGTATCGCTAACAACATAGGGCTTATGcacattgatccagaccatccatgcaGGCCCTACTGTGGATGGATTGAGCTGGAACATTGCACTCATCAGATGTACCTAACCATCTGATCTTGCTCATTAAATTTTGACCATATTCTTTTCTTACCAGCAATTTGTGGTAGGATAGTTTGATCTAGGCGATTCTCTAGCTATACTCTATCCACAGAGAAACCCATAATTTGGATGATCCGGATTCTTTGCAAGCATGCAACACGGTCGgtacatgagtcacaccatcaaaATATAGCATGGTGAATGCATGCCAGAGTCTCACAACTTGTGTTGACATTTAAATACCTTGGTTTCTGTTCGTGCAGACTACAATGGAGTGGTACTACGTCTACCCACAAGGAATGGAGAAGATACTCATGTATCTGAAGGAGAGATACAATAATACACCCATGTTTGTCGCTGAAAATGGTGAGATCAAGTTTGTAAGTCCCAAAATTATCATACTGGTTTGGATGCCAGTCAAATGTCGACTGTGGCAAACATCCGCCACCCAAAATGAGAATAAGATGATAGGTGGTCTGACCTGTTGCCATAACCTTCAAATTTGGGGGCTTTTCTTGAGATGGGGACATTTGTCCATTCTCTCCGTGCACATTTTGTGAGATACACCGCTATCTCCACAAAATGCTCCCAGTTGGGGCACATTTGATCTCATTCTCATTCTAGGCTACATATCTGTTCatagcttttaatttttttaattttttttttcaagcacattatcatcattatcatcatctaagccttatcccaactaatcaaGGTCAGCTACAAGAACCCTTTTCTgtcattctactctatcaagagccataacttcagttagaccataggacATCCAGTATTTTCTTAATACTTCTACCCACATCCTTGTTCAAGCTGATATGTATAAATTGAAATACATTGGATCTTGTAGGCTATCCTGAAGATAACAATCCTGATGCCCCAATTGAATCTTTCCTCCATGATGTGAAAAGAATCGAGTACATGAGTAGCTATTTGGACGCCCTTGCCACAGCAATCAGGTATCAATTGGCAAGTACAAATGCATGCATGAATGTAGTCATGAATATGAAGTTTATGTATATCTGTGTGCTTTTGTGGATGCATTTCTATGTTTTCCATGCATGAATCATATGTTGACCTGCATGGCTGGGtgtattttaaatatatttgGGGAGCATCATGACTCATGAGCATGTGGGAATTCCTATATCCACACGTAAGTTTGTCATAAGGTGCATGCATGGGGCATGGACACAGTCACAAAGTTAACTGGTGTGCCATTCTGTTCATGCTTCGTAGTTCTAATACACAATATACTAGTGGAATAAAAGAAAATTGCAAGTAATTGCACAATGACTAGTTTGCATTTTGGTAGGTATTATCACAaaacaatttaaataaaatttcacaAACAAATTAAAGCAAATATAACCAAAGTGGATTAGGTTTTATACAAATTGAGGTTGCTACAATATggtcatcatcaccattgaagccttatccagcttaattggggtcggctacggCTGGTGCAAGATGGTGATTATCAGTAATATGGCTTATGGCTCATCGCTTTAGAAATCACATGTATGATGCTAAGATAACAAATCCATCATGCCCTTAAGTTATAAGTAAGATCACTTAATACTGATATTTACAATTTTTACTTTAGTTCAATGTTCATTGTTTTTTGTGTAATATAGATAGCATTTTAGTATTTTTAAGTATTAAataatttctattatttttttaagaaaatagaATTGGGAAGAGCAAATTGAGATGGTTCTGCCATGTGCTAATATAACCAGAGACATCTCAGTATTAGAGGAACTCAGATTCGAGCTGAAGGGCCAGAAATGAGGACAAGGGAAGAAGAGTTGTTCACTTACTGGGGCTAGTGCCTTGGGAATTATTGGTGAAGCAATATTTGCAAGCAGTGTTGTTGAATTCGATTAATCAACTAACGTCGCTACCTTGGCGCAACTAACTACGTGAATTCCTAAATCAAATCACCACAGGAATCACCACATGGGAAACTACATGCGAATTAGCTTATGAGGTCGAGCAGTCTCAATTTCACTACAGGATTTGCGAATGAATGCTGGGCTGGGCCACCTCAAATGGCATGAGTTGCTTAATAGCTGGGACAAACCAATGATGATTTTTTAAATACTTTTTATGTAAAATATTTCAATATGAATGAGCCATACCCATACTCAAACCCCATATCACATCCGACACGGTACTCAGAGGAAATTGAACCAATATTTTAAAGAGGTGAACTGTAGTGGTCCCAGCATCACTATAAGCATAAGGTGGTACCAGGAAGAAAGGGGCCCAAATGTTGTAGGTatcacatccaaactgtccatcagatGTGTTCCCTCAGCTTACCCCCTGAcccaaacatcagcttgatccaaaactctgggtCACAGCAAAGGTAACATGGTGGGAGGGGATGCCGACTCATGACTCTCACAAGGGTCCACGTGGTGGGTTGCATTACAGCCTATTTTTGTGCTGATCCTTCATCCATGGCAGATAAAGGGTCTAGACATCCTGGATTCTGTATAAACAAAAAGGTGGCCCCTCCACATAAATCAAGGATGGACATCCCCTCTCAACTTGTCCACTGttctttggcccacctgagttttcattTGGGCtcatttttgtgatttaagggtacTGTGAGATCACAAATctgatagacgggttggatgttgtGAATACATCACGAGGGCCCCATTTCTGCTTGATACCATCGTAGGTTACAGTGGTACAAGCAGACGCCTGTTTCAGATATTGAATCACACATAGCATAGCATTCACCTTTTGAATGCATGGTGGGCGTAAGCTATGTAGCACGTTAATTACAATAATAGGAAAAACAGGGCAAAGAGTAAATATAAAGAACAAAGATAGAAAAGATAACAACGAAACCAATTTTGTTGCTCATGTTATTTCACTAAAATGTTAAAATCATTGACTAATTTTGGTGCAAATTTATCAAAATGCggcaaatcattgaaaacattaattgatttattAGTGAAAACAGTGCTGAATGTGCACTACATAgcatgtagtgtacgctacatgtGCCTGCAGCATATGTTACATGTGACATTTACTATTTTCATGCGCTAGATAGTGTGAAGGCTACACTATGCTATGTAGCggatgctatttaaaacactgaattGAAGGATTTGTGCATATTATAGAAACTAACGTAGATGGGGTTTCACACACTTGGATTTAGACTACCTAGTTTGTTTCATACACTGGGaatgctatttaaaacaccaaATTGAAGGATTCAAGCATATGCTAACATAGATGGGATTTCACATGCTTGGATTTAGACTAGTTGGTTTGTTTCTAGCCTTCTAATTTCTGTATAATTGTTTGAATGAGCAGGAAAGGAGCAGATGTGAGGGGTTATTTCACATGGTCCCTGCTTGACAACTTCGAGTGGATATTTGGATATTCAAAGAGGTTTGGGCTTTACCACGTTGATTTCACAACACTGAAGAGAACTCCAAAGCTATCAGCAACTTGGTACAAAGAGTTCATTGCAAAACACAGAGCAGCAATCAAAAGCCTGATACCTGAGAACAATCAACCGTACTTGGAATATCATTGAGAATGTGCTGAAACCTACGTCAGAGATTGATGCATACATAAACTTGTTGCTGGTCATAGTGCTGACATACATAGAGATCGCATATTTGCATATCTATACATATTACTGTATGACATATTTAAAAGAAAGAAGTAATATCTTGTGGAAGTTGAAATGCCAAGGCAAATTCAGTCAGAGAGATCTAATTAATAGCATGCATGTGTGGGATCTGGACCACTCATCAGGAGGGACTGGGGCCACAACAAACATTTcctggcctaaaaatcaaggcAGGTCACTTGTGTACACCGAATATAGACTGTTGGACATGTTTCAACCCGTCCATTTATCTCATACATGCGGGCCACCCAATGAGTATACCGGACTAACCTTTGGACCAGACCATGTAAACGGTGGCCCCCAGGTGATGAGTTTGCCCAGATTTCTCGAACATGAACTGTGAATCATGTCATTAGTCTGTCGCATGAAGCGCCACAGCACCTCACCACAAGGAATGTCCTGGACATGTTTCTTTGTATTTCCTTATGCTTTTTCAGAATGTGATTTTGTTATCTCGCTGAACAATCTGAATGAGAACTGGTCATATTTGACTTCCCAATCTGGGGTTGATTTAGTAATGGTTTCAGCAGTTAGATGTTTCAGAAGCTAACCCCCATCTTAATATTATATTTTCTTCTGTCGTTTGCAAAACACGAACGACTTATCCTttccacaaaaaataaaaaataaaaaatgaatgacTTAGTACTACCGTTTGCCTTATTCAGTTGCTTGAGAATGAGAGGAGGAAAATATACAAAATTCAAGACTTAAAAAGAATGAGACCTCAGATGTTGGGTAAAAGGAGACGGATCTCCAAACAGGTCTAATTGCATCTGGGCATAAACCTGATGCACTATTCAATACAAGTGGGCCCATAGTTTGATAATCGAAACCTGCAATATGAAGCAGCCCAGCATTAATGAGGGATGCCCCAGAGGCCTTCCAGATTATAAGATTCAGCCATCCAATCTTTAGCCATTTTTCAGGCTTGTTTCTGTACCTTTTCTTTCCCTTTGTCAGAAATCTGTATGGAACTGATGGAAGGGTTataatcttccaatctgggagaacTATGGGTTATCCCTAATCCACGGTATGCTCATCAGATCAACTGTCTAGATTTTCAACCATGGACCCAACTTGTGTGGAATCACACACCAGTATGCTGTTCACATCCTGATGCATCAGAACCCAACAGTTCCTTTCACTGAATGTCACTCCCAAACTTCTTCATACAAGCAGAACCTCTAAATGGCACATTTTtgtgacaaaaagaaaagaaaagaaaagaaaagaaaagaaaaaagaactggCAGTTCATCAAATCCCATTAAAAGGCACATCAGTCTCACCTGGTTTTGTACACTTGTCATCTCCACCATGGAGACCTAGCTTCATAAATGCATTCTCCATCATCCCATGATATCTGACATGCTTGGAGACCGATGGCTACATTTGGTTCCTTACCGTGGCATGCAATCCACTCTTCAATGGCTCTCCTTCTATCATCTTCGTCTGTAAATTGAGATTTCGATTTGCCGAATGGGTTAATTTTGGGATTGTCCATTTCTGCAATTACAGCAGGCATGTACATTGAATCACCCACTATAGGTGCACCGCAAGCAGCCAGTTGTGCACGAACCTGCATCAGATGACTGGATTTTTTCAGTTGTCCTTTTTAATTTCTTTCATCACTAAAACTTAATGTCACATTAGAATAATGCAAAATTTGCATTATTCTAATACCAAATACAAAAACTCTGAAGGACAGGTGTAAATATCTGTTCCCAAGaaaccatgagagagagagtgctgAAGAAAGACAAACTTAAATACCTGGTGAGTTCGACCTGTCAATAGGTTGATTTTACATTCATATGCAGCATCCTTTGAGGGCCAACCACAATCTTCAATACAATAGCTTTTTTCAATGTCAGCACTAGGCCAAGGAACCTCCTTGCATTCCAATATCTCAAGTTGGCAAAGATGCCATCCTCCAATAGAATCTGGAAACATGAACCATACCGCCAAATACTTTATTGATCAGCTAAACATTCTCACAATAAAGAGGCTACTATTATGTAAACACAACGTTTGCATAAATGGTAAGGTACTCCATGGGAGCTCTGTTCCTTCACCGTTCTATTACATGGAAGGTAAGCGATTCATCTGAAAAGAAAAGGCGCACTCATGGCCCACTATAAGGCTATCAATGGGCCACTGGGCTGGCCCGTTGGACTTTCGGGGTTGCCTGCTTTGGGCCTTGCTTAGGCTGCAAAAGTTGGCTCAAGGGCCTGACCCAGGCTTAAAATTTAAGCCTGTTTGCTAATCGGACCAGGCTTTGGCTGTGAATAAGAGCCTGTCTGCCCGGTCCAAACACAACCCAGCCTGTTTAaaggtttcaagggcatttttgtcaataTCATGCATGATTTGGCATACCTAATGAGCAGCCTAGGCCTCGCACAAAAGAGGGAAGTTGGGCTTGGGCTCCAGCCAGACTCGTACTTGGGTCCAAGCCATGCAAAATCATCACGGCCACGCTTGGGCATGTTTGTTTTGGCCCATCATGGCATGTTTGTTTTGGCCCATCATGGGCCTGGGTCGGATACCGGCCTGCGTTTTACTTTGCAGGTCGAGCTTGGACAGACCTCGGCCATGCCCAAACGTGGCCTGTTGAGAGTCTTAACCCCCATGTCAGAAGCCAACATGAAGCCATAA
This region of Magnolia sinica isolate HGM2019 chromosome 1, MsV1, whole genome shotgun sequence genomic DNA includes:
- the LOC131239480 gene encoding beta-glucosidase 46-like, which produces MGISLGVFFTLFQIQILFSAVCVSCNHISSYKESSQNLSPFPKHFLFGTASSSYQVEGAVLDDGKGLNNWDIFSHSPGKILDGSNGDIADDQYHRYLEDIELMNSLGVNGYRFSISWARILPKGRFGSINSAGINYYNTLIDSLLLKGIEPFVTLSHYDIPQQLEDTYGSWLNSQIQDDFGYFADLCFETFGDRVKYWATFNEPNIVVMHGYRSGIYPPSHCSDSFGNCTVGDSTKEPFIAAHNIILSHAVAVDIYRTKYQKEQGGSIGIVMNAIWFEPISNKSADIAATQRAQSFLMNWFLDPIIFGRYPDEMQEILGSNLPTFSQNDMKKLRKGLDFIGINHYTSLYAKDCIFSPCKSGMGNSWSEGYASQTGQKDGVNIGEPTTMEWYYVYPQGMEKILMYLKERYNNTPMFVAENGYPEDNNPDAPIESFLHDVKRIEYMSSYLDALATAIRKGADVRGYFTWSLLDNFEWIFGYSKRFGLYHVDFTTLKRTPKLSATWYKEFIAKHRAAIKSLIPENNQPYLEYH